One Microlunatus soli genomic window carries:
- a CDS encoding HAD-IB family hydrolase: MSTAPAESFGTPLQGATQAEHPAPTLDGRLKDLLAGKRILLTGVTGFIGEQLLWKILNDLPDTTAAVLVRKKGSATARSRTIGVVKKKIFKPLTEPYGGPEGLVDARIEVIEGDLPNVPELPTDIDVLVHCAGDVSFDPPIDRAFNTNLIGTGALIDRFLESCTGADGELTRMPHYVHVSTAYTAGRRRGAIGEAPHAHDIDYRAEMEAGLAMSAEIENASRTADQLTKFRKEAEREHRAAGHLITAADTERRRKEWVQKKLVEAGTERARSLGWTDAYTFTKALGEKLVAEKCAHIRASIVRPAIVESSIKHPYPGWIEGFKMAEPLILAYGRGELPEFPASPEAVCDVVPCDYVVNATLAVAATEPHVGVCEYYHVSSGARNPLTFQRFYTFVNGYFTEHPLITGVRGAPALPQWQFPGAASVERLLSRSERGHAIADRLIKFAPRSERTRKVAKDLDRFRSRIDFLREYLGLYNEYAQSELHFVDDNTLRLTKSLHDEDQDTFSFDTADYDWFTYIQEIHIPAVVAPIRRLEALRRRRGSRPTTFTDLSRSNDEPGTVLAAFDLDGTVMSTNVIEQYLWSKLPDLSPPGRLAEAASILGKLPSYLRAERTDRGMFLRSVYRRYAGADLAALEEYVDTVMAREILSRLSPDAVRRAREHRAAGHTTVLITGAIRPLTRPLEPLFDVIVASDLATDEQGICTGFLTGPPMVGESRAAWLNHYAALHGIDLKKSYAYADSHPDLAMLSVVGRPVVVSPDVPLMRAAAANQWTTVEWKIKPQDRRWSRPFLQRGRDVPPREDGVAAVTSELRGDR; this comes from the coding sequence TTGAGCACGGCTCCGGCGGAGTCGTTCGGTACGCCCCTGCAGGGTGCCACCCAGGCCGAGCATCCGGCTCCCACGTTGGATGGCCGGTTGAAGGATCTGCTGGCCGGCAAGCGAATCCTGCTGACCGGCGTCACCGGGTTCATCGGTGAGCAGCTGCTCTGGAAGATCCTCAACGACCTGCCGGACACGACCGCGGCGGTGCTGGTCCGCAAGAAGGGTTCGGCCACCGCGCGGTCGCGGACGATCGGCGTGGTCAAGAAAAAGATCTTCAAACCGCTGACCGAACCGTACGGTGGCCCGGAGGGTCTGGTCGATGCCCGGATCGAGGTGATCGAGGGCGATCTGCCGAACGTCCCGGAACTGCCGACCGACATCGACGTCCTGGTGCACTGCGCCGGCGACGTCTCCTTCGACCCGCCGATCGACCGGGCGTTCAACACCAATCTGATCGGCACCGGCGCCCTGATCGACCGGTTCCTGGAGTCCTGCACCGGAGCCGACGGTGAACTGACCCGGATGCCGCACTACGTGCACGTCTCGACCGCCTACACCGCCGGTCGGCGACGCGGCGCGATCGGTGAGGCGCCGCACGCGCACGACATCGACTACCGGGCCGAGATGGAGGCCGGGCTGGCGATGTCGGCCGAGATCGAGAACGCCTCCCGGACCGCCGATCAACTGACCAAGTTCCGCAAGGAGGCCGAGCGGGAGCATCGTGCCGCCGGCCACCTGATCACCGCAGCCGACACCGAACGGCGCCGCAAGGAATGGGTGCAGAAGAAACTGGTCGAGGCCGGCACCGAACGGGCCCGGTCGCTGGGCTGGACCGACGCCTACACCTTCACCAAGGCGCTGGGGGAGAAGCTGGTTGCCGAGAAGTGCGCCCATATCCGCGCCTCGATCGTCCGGCCGGCGATCGTGGAGTCCTCGATCAAACATCCCTATCCGGGCTGGATCGAGGGCTTCAAGATGGCCGAGCCGCTGATCCTGGCCTACGGCCGCGGCGAACTGCCGGAGTTCCCCGCTTCGCCGGAGGCGGTCTGTGACGTGGTGCCGTGCGACTACGTGGTGAATGCGACGCTGGCGGTCGCGGCCACCGAACCGCATGTCGGGGTCTGCGAGTACTACCACGTCTCCTCCGGCGCCCGGAACCCGTTGACCTTCCAGCGGTTCTACACCTTCGTCAACGGCTACTTCACCGAGCATCCGTTGATCACCGGCGTCCGCGGCGCACCGGCGCTGCCGCAGTGGCAGTTCCCGGGCGCCGCCTCGGTCGAGCGGCTACTGTCCCGATCCGAACGTGGGCATGCGATCGCCGACCGCTTGATCAAGTTCGCACCGCGTTCCGAACGCACCCGCAAGGTCGCCAAGGACCTTGATCGTTTCCGGTCCCGGATCGACTTCCTGCGGGAGTACCTCGGGCTCTACAACGAGTACGCCCAATCCGAGCTGCACTTCGTCGACGACAACACCCTGCGGCTGACCAAGTCGCTGCACGACGAAGATCAGGACACATTCAGCTTCGACACCGCCGACTACGACTGGTTCACCTACATCCAGGAGATCCACATCCCTGCGGTGGTCGCGCCGATCCGCCGATTGGAGGCGCTGCGACGCCGTCGCGGCTCCCGGCCGACGACGTTCACCGACCTGAGCAGGTCCAACGACGAACCTGGTACGGTGCTGGCCGCTTTTGATCTTGACGGCACGGTGATGTCGACCAACGTGATCGAGCAGTACCTGTGGTCCAAGCTGCCCGACCTGTCGCCGCCCGGCCGACTCGCCGAGGCCGCATCGATCCTCGGCAAACTGCCCAGCTACCTGCGGGCCGAGCGGACCGACCGCGGGATGTTCCTGCGTTCGGTCTACCGCCGCTACGCCGGCGCCGATCTGGCCGCCCTGGAGGAATACGTCGACACCGTGATGGCCCGGGAGATCCTGTCCCGGCTGTCGCCGGACGCCGTCCGCCGGGCCCGGGAGCATCGTGCCGCCGGACACACCACGGTGTTGATCACCGGCGCGATCCGGCCGCTGACCCGGCCGCTGGAACCGTTGTTCGACGTGATCGTCGCCAGCGATCTGGCCACCGACGAGCAGGGCATCTGCACCGGCTTCCTGACCGGCCCGCCGATGGTCGGGGAGTCCCGGGCAGCCTGGCTGAATCACTATGCGGCGCTGCACGGGATCGATCTGAAGAAGAGCTACGCCTACGCCGACAGCCATCCCGACCTGGCGATGCTGTCGGTGGTCGGCCGGCCGGTCGTGGTCAGCCCGGACGTGCCGTTGATGCGGGCCGCCGCGGCCAACCAGTGGACGACGGTGGAATGGAAGATCAAACCGCAGGACCGGCGCTGGTCGCGGCCGTTCCTGCAACGCGGTCGGGACGTGCCGCCGCGGGAGGACGGCGTCGCAGCTGTGACGTCCGAACTGAGGGGAGACCGCTGA
- a CDS encoding DUF6463 family protein: protein MSSKTRPVVGIMVIVIGLVHTVMGLVIWLSDETATATSAEHVWFTAFGVIAIGLGIAIVELERSRGFVPPAVLAAIVAVMLYGVILVGPASGFVSLLIPIGFGVYGWLRRRHRLARAA, encoded by the coding sequence ATGAGTTCAAAAACGAGGCCGGTGGTCGGCATCATGGTGATCGTGATCGGTCTGGTGCACACGGTGATGGGCCTGGTGATCTGGTTGTCCGACGAGACGGCGACCGCGACGTCCGCCGAACACGTCTGGTTCACCGCGTTCGGTGTCATCGCGATCGGTCTGGGGATCGCGATCGTGGAACTGGAGCGTTCCCGCGGTTTCGTGCCGCCGGCGGTGCTGGCCGCGATCGTTGCGGTGATGTTGTACGGCGTGATCCTGGTCGGGCCGGCGTCGGGGTTCGTGTCGCTGCTGATCCCGATCGGTTTCGGGGTGTACGGGTGGCTTCGGCGGCGCCACCGGCTGGCGCGAGCCGCCTGA
- the priA gene encoding bifunctional 1-(5-phosphoribosyl)-5-((5-phosphoribosylamino)methylideneamino)imidazole-4-carboxamide isomerase/phosphoribosylanthranilate isomerase PriA: MPNDTAAQRADHLELLPAVDVAGGQAVQLVQGKAGSEKVFGDPVAAAARWAESGAEWIHLVDLDAAFGRGSNAEVIAEVISRTAEVSSLRFELSGGIRDDASLERALSTGCARVNIGTAALEQPQWCEAVIKEHRDRIAIGLDVRGETLAARGWTTEGGNVYETLQRLDAAGCARYVVTDVASDGMLAGPNYDLLRSICERTDKPVVASGGISTLDDIARLRELVGIGVEGAIIGTALYVGNFTLSDALDTAGRAEGDR; this comes from the coding sequence ATGCCGAACGACACCGCCGCCCAGCGTGCCGACCATCTCGAACTGCTTCCTGCCGTCGACGTGGCGGGTGGCCAGGCGGTCCAACTGGTCCAGGGCAAGGCCGGCAGTGAGAAGGTCTTCGGCGATCCGGTCGCGGCGGCGGCCCGCTGGGCCGAGTCCGGCGCGGAGTGGATCCATCTGGTCGACCTGGATGCCGCATTCGGTCGGGGCAGCAATGCCGAGGTGATCGCCGAGGTGATCAGCCGCACCGCCGAGGTCTCCTCGCTGCGGTTCGAGCTGTCCGGTGGCATCCGTGACGACGCTTCGCTGGAGCGTGCGCTGTCCACCGGATGTGCGCGCGTCAATATCGGCACCGCGGCGCTGGAGCAGCCGCAATGGTGTGAGGCGGTGATCAAGGAGCACCGCGACCGGATCGCGATCGGGCTGGACGTCCGCGGCGAGACTCTGGCCGCGCGTGGCTGGACCACCGAGGGCGGCAACGTGTACGAGACGCTGCAGCGGCTGGACGCGGCCGGTTGCGCCCGCTACGTGGTGACCGATGTTGCCTCCGACGGCATGCTCGCCGGACCCAACTACGACCTGCTGCGGTCGATCTGCGAACGAACCGACAAGCCGGTCGTCGCCAGCGGTGGCATCTCCACCTTGGACGATATCGCCCGGCTCCGCGAACTGGTCGGCATCGGCGTCGAGGGAGCGATCATCGGCACCGCACTGTACGTCGGCAACTTCACCCTCTCCGACGCGTTGGACACCGCCGGCCGAGCCGAGGGGGACCGTTGA
- a CDS encoding TetR/AcrR family transcriptional regulator, translating into MTPSGNVPSDRLTRPGGRTARVREDVLTAAGDQLAETGLPGLDLGVVAARAGVGKSTVYRRWGTVPGLIADLLTEMATSSLPRTDSGDLDSDLRANARLVRKTLIDPRQGTLFTALIAAATTDPATAAALHRFYAVRVQEWAPCVQSAIARGEVPVGTDPAQVIRATSAPLYYRLLTTPDRITVGDADRAARAASVAAKAGVFVN; encoded by the coding sequence ATGACGCCGTCCGGCAACGTCCCGTCCGATCGACTGACCCGCCCCGGCGGTCGTACCGCGCGGGTCCGGGAGGATGTGCTCACCGCCGCCGGCGACCAACTCGCCGAGACCGGCCTGCCCGGACTGGACCTCGGCGTGGTGGCCGCTCGGGCCGGCGTCGGCAAGTCGACGGTCTACCGACGCTGGGGAACCGTCCCCGGCCTGATCGCCGACCTGCTGACCGAGATGGCGACCTCGTCGCTGCCCAGGACCGACAGTGGAGATCTCGATTCCGATCTTCGTGCCAATGCCCGACTGGTGCGCAAGACGCTGATCGACCCGCGGCAGGGCACGTTGTTCACCGCGCTGATCGCCGCCGCGACCACCGATCCGGCGACCGCCGCCGCGCTGCATAGGTTCTATGCCGTCCGGGTGCAGGAGTGGGCACCCTGCGTCCAGTCCGCGATCGCGCGCGGCGAGGTTCCCGTCGGCACCGACCCGGCGCAGGTCATCCGGGCAACCTCGGCACCGCTCTACTACCGGCTGCTGACCACGCCGGACCGAATCACCGTCGGCGATGCCGATCGTGCCGCCCGGGCAGCGTCGGTCGCCGCGAAGGCCGGCGTCTTCGTCAACTGA
- a CDS encoding lysophospholipid acyltransferase family protein has protein sequence MRTPARIADPVRRILQAMSGRPLLAARIRLEVGDRSAITEPDRPMVIVANHASGLDSQVLRAALPPRLRRRTTVAAGSQSPDAALAGGRSVLIFPEQERSTDGVMGAFTETAAALAIRHRAPVLPVGIRGTYAVLPSGRTWPPKLPFGHVRPRVSVRFGSVLHADPDETASSFTDRISDAVRTAIAEDRTTWWQSLRHGHDAATLPPAGSWRRIWEQSQSPRPGGQPRRPRIWKG, from the coding sequence GTGAGGACTCCGGCGCGGATCGCCGACCCGGTGCGACGGATCCTGCAGGCAATGTCCGGGCGACCGCTGCTGGCCGCTCGGATCCGGTTGGAGGTCGGCGACCGGAGCGCGATCACCGAACCGGATCGACCGATGGTGATCGTGGCCAATCACGCCAGCGGACTGGACAGTCAGGTGTTGCGGGCGGCGCTGCCGCCGCGACTGCGTCGACGTACCACGGTCGCCGCCGGCAGTCAGAGCCCTGATGCCGCGCTCGCCGGCGGCCGGAGCGTGCTGATCTTTCCCGAGCAGGAACGCTCGACCGACGGTGTGATGGGCGCGTTCACCGAGACCGCCGCGGCGCTGGCGATCCGGCACCGGGCGCCGGTGCTGCCGGTCGGGATCCGGGGGACCTACGCGGTGCTGCCGTCCGGCCGGACCTGGCCGCCGAAACTGCCGTTCGGCCACGTCCGACCCCGGGTCAGCGTACGGTTCGGTTCTGTGCTGCACGCCGACCCCGACGAGACCGCATCGTCGTTCACCGACCGGATCAGTGACGCGGTACGGACCGCGATCGCCGAGGACCGGACCACCTGGTGGCAGAGCCTGCGACATGGCCACGACGCGGCCACCCTGCCGCCGGCGGGCAGTTGGCGGCGGATCTGGGAACAGAGCCAGTCTCCTCGGCCGGGCGGGCAGCCGCGACGGCCCCGCATCTGGAAGGGCTGA
- a CDS encoding NAD(P)/FAD-dependent oxidoreductase, whose translation MNAAVEERSVVVVGAGVLGVASALALARRGVGVRLLTAGQPADGASGRSLAWLNSAAERSAAYHALRMAGLQRYRRLAADCGGSAVHLDGALNWAAPGESYRARHDHEQRIGYPSRWVDARFVADRVPGVDPAMLPAEGAILNPSDGWVDLPMLITTLLARFADLGGEVITEAGECRVELSGGRTVGVITGTGRRIGADAVLLAAGAATPGMAADLGFALPDQTSIAALARVRPVDGPTDLQVVLNTPAVSVRPTVDGGLVMDSGWSEREVVRLADGSHRVERSTLDRLLDEARAVLAGHPRLQLLGVGHGPKPIPGDGEPVLGPLPGVDGCWVAFSHSGATLGLIVGELLAAEIAGADPDPLLADFRPSRFEA comes from the coding sequence GTGAATGCTGCAGTCGAGGAACGTTCGGTGGTGGTCGTCGGCGCGGGGGTGCTCGGCGTTGCGAGCGCGCTGGCACTGGCGCGGCGCGGTGTCGGGGTGAGGTTGCTGACTGCCGGTCAGCCCGCCGACGGCGCGTCCGGTCGTTCCCTGGCCTGGCTGAACTCCGCCGCCGAACGCAGCGCCGCGTACCACGCGCTCCGGATGGCGGGGCTGCAGCGGTATCGCCGACTGGCAGCCGACTGCGGCGGCTCCGCCGTTCACCTGGACGGCGCCCTGAACTGGGCTGCTCCCGGGGAGTCGTACCGGGCTCGCCATGATCATGAGCAGCGCATCGGCTATCCCAGCCGTTGGGTCGACGCCCGGTTCGTCGCCGATCGGGTGCCCGGCGTCGATCCCGCCATGCTGCCGGCCGAGGGTGCGATCCTCAACCCGTCCGACGGCTGGGTCGACCTGCCGATGTTGATCACCACGTTGCTGGCCCGGTTCGCCGACCTCGGAGGTGAGGTGATCACCGAAGCGGGAGAGTGTCGGGTCGAACTGTCCGGTGGCCGTACGGTCGGTGTGATCACCGGAACCGGCCGCCGGATCGGCGCCGACGCCGTGCTGTTGGCCGCCGGTGCGGCGACGCCCGGGATGGCCGCCGACCTCGGTTTCGCGCTGCCCGACCAGACGTCGATCGCCGCACTGGCCCGGGTCCGGCCGGTCGACGGACCGACCGATCTGCAGGTCGTGCTGAACACCCCGGCAGTGTCCGTGCGACCGACCGTGGACGGCGGGCTGGTGATGGACTCGGGCTGGTCGGAGCGAGAGGTGGTCCGGCTCGCCGACGGCAGCCACCGGGTCGAGCGGTCCACCCTGGACCGGCTGCTGGACGAGGCCCGTGCCGTACTGGCCGGCCATCCGCGGCTGCAGCTGCTGGGCGTCGGTCACGGACCCAAGCCGATCCCGGGCGACGGTGAACCGGTGCTCGGCCCGCTGCCCGGGGTCGACGGCTGTTGGGTGGCGTTCAGTCATTCCGGAGCGACGCTCGGATTGATCGTCGGCGAACTGCTGGCGGCCGAAATCGCCGGTGCCGATCCCGATCCGCTGCTGGCCGATTTCCGGCCCAGCAGATTCGAAGCCTGA
- a CDS encoding TetR/AcrR family transcriptional regulator — MARPRQFTDDQVLDAARDLLADPSVTRPTIADIGRQAGIHTGSIYLRFASRDELLARLWLRSIRRFHVGIMEATRGPDPLLTAALHQPRYCRQHPTEARAMKMFHRQDLLQVGPDDLRDQVARVNDEMNAALGDAIHAAFGELGPQGRAWVDAAVKAIPYGLIRDYIARAAPIPDWIDDVVRAATSAVLATPPTRQFLPDIPGVSGRN; from the coding sequence GTGGCCCGCCCTCGACAGTTCACCGACGACCAGGTGCTCGACGCTGCCCGAGACCTGTTGGCCGATCCCAGCGTGACTCGGCCGACGATCGCCGACATCGGCCGCCAGGCCGGCATCCACACCGGATCGATCTACCTGCGTTTCGCCTCCCGCGACGAACTGCTGGCCCGGCTCTGGTTGCGGTCGATCCGCCGGTTCCACGTCGGCATCATGGAAGCCACCCGCGGCCCCGACCCGTTGCTCACCGCGGCGTTGCACCAGCCGAGGTACTGCCGACAACATCCGACCGAGGCTCGGGCGATGAAGATGTTCCATCGCCAGGACCTGCTGCAGGTCGGCCCGGACGACCTGCGCGATCAGGTGGCCCGGGTCAACGACGAGATGAACGCCGCACTCGGCGACGCGATTCACGCAGCCTTCGGCGAACTCGGGCCGCAGGGCAGGGCGTGGGTCGATGCCGCGGTGAAGGCGATCCCGTACGGACTCATCCGCGACTACATCGCCCGCGCCGCACCGATCCCGGACTGGATCGACGATGTCGTACGGGCCGCGACGAGCGCCGTCCTCGCCACCCCGCCGACCCGTCAATTCCTCCCCGACATTCCGGGCGTGTCGGGGAGAAATTGA
- a CDS encoding lactate racemase domain-containing protein, with protein sequence MARPGFVLEVDDRTPPLVVNDGPRVRLERFPLGTEVVYPGESLPRLDDLAGGIDAALAEPVDAAPLASKLRAGMKLTIAFDDVSSTAPLHAPDVRGRIIERVLIQAAAAGVDDVALICANGLNRRNTEAELRRMLGERVFRSFYADGRLTNHDAEAAGSDSGELNARVADSDLLVMVHLVHGIGTDVRSSGRAGVVEGLGSVAAIHTGATSTALDTMDVLSIEAVLDNDRYPAAVDFLGRREWEWTLKSQAKLLGLRQATRIAPTRSAQLIGSGLGAGYGVTRVTAGAPDAVAEASRARILEQQQVEVSGQADVLVLGVPGVTAHSVDSVTNPVLAAWQALGVGYQAATAGPLVRDGGSVIVYHPLSPDFSSLHHPSTVDFFADVLPVSTDPAELSDRFETKFAEDPWYRQLYRTSQAFHGLHPFRLWAQLSEAVAQVGDVVFVGADRTSAARLGFRAASTLADALEITAASVGRTPKIRYLHTPPNVLGAVT encoded by the coding sequence ATGGCGCGCCCAGGCTTCGTACTCGAAGTGGACGATCGGACGCCGCCGCTGGTGGTGAACGACGGACCTCGGGTGCGGTTGGAACGGTTCCCGCTCGGCACCGAGGTGGTCTACCCGGGCGAATCGCTGCCGCGGCTGGATGATCTGGCCGGCGGCATCGACGCCGCGCTGGCCGAACCGGTCGACGCCGCGCCGTTGGCCAGCAAGCTGCGCGCCGGGATGAAGCTGACGATCGCGTTCGACGATGTCTCGTCCACCGCGCCGCTGCACGCTCCCGATGTCCGCGGCCGGATCATCGAACGGGTGCTGATCCAGGCCGCCGCTGCCGGCGTCGACGACGTCGCGCTGATCTGCGCCAACGGCCTGAACCGGCGCAACACCGAAGCAGAGTTGCGTCGGATGCTCGGCGAGCGGGTGTTCCGCTCGTTCTACGCCGACGGTCGGCTGACCAACCACGACGCCGAGGCCGCCGGCAGCGACTCCGGCGAGCTCAACGCCCGCGTCGCCGATTCCGACCTGTTGGTGATGGTGCACCTGGTGCACGGCATCGGCACGGACGTGCGCAGCAGCGGACGCGCCGGTGTCGTCGAGGGTCTGGGGTCGGTCGCCGCGATCCATACCGGCGCCACGTCGACCGCTCTGGACACGATGGACGTACTCAGCATCGAGGCCGTCCTGGACAACGACCGCTATCCGGCCGCCGTCGACTTCCTCGGTCGCCGCGAGTGGGAGTGGACGCTGAAGTCTCAAGCGAAACTTCTCGGACTGCGGCAGGCGACCCGGATTGCGCCGACCAGGTCCGCACAGCTGATCGGCAGCGGTCTGGGAGCCGGCTACGGCGTCACCCGGGTGACCGCCGGCGCGCCCGACGCGGTCGCCGAGGCGAGCCGGGCACGGATCCTGGAGCAGCAGCAGGTCGAGGTGTCCGGCCAGGCCGACGTCCTCGTCCTCGGTGTGCCGGGCGTCACCGCGCACAGCGTGGACTCGGTGACCAATCCGGTGCTCGCCGCCTGGCAGGCCCTCGGCGTCGGCTATCAGGCGGCGACCGCGGGGCCGTTGGTCCGTGACGGCGGCAGCGTGATCGTCTATCACCCGCTCAGCCCGGACTTCAGCAGCCTGCACCACCCGTCGACGGTGGACTTCTTCGCCGACGTGTTGCCGGTCAGCACCGATCCGGCGGAACTGTCCGACCGGTTCGAGACGAAATTCGCCGAGGACCCGTGGTACCGCCAGCTGTACCGGACCTCGCAGGCCTTCCATGGGCTGCATCCGTTCCGGCTCTGGGCCCAGCTCAGCGAGGCCGTCGCGCAGGTCGGTGACGTCGTCTTCGTCGGAGCCGACCGGACCAGCGCAGCCCGGCTCGGGTTCCGGGCCGCCTCGACGTTGGCCGACGCCCTGGAGATCACGGCCGCGTCGGTCGGCCGGACACCCAAGATCCGCTACCTGCACACGCCACCGAACGTGTTGGGCGCCGTCACGTGA
- a CDS encoding MmcQ/YjbR family DNA-binding protein, producing MTDWLQYALAKPGAWRDQPFGDDVVAKVGPKIFVFLGGSGVGAVSGVGVSCGDRDAADEWLQRYPDDAAVMAYIGRHGWNSLRVGGAIPDDEIADAIDTSYGLVVAKLPRKVRDALS from the coding sequence GTGACCGACTGGCTGCAGTACGCGCTGGCCAAGCCGGGCGCTTGGCGTGATCAACCCTTCGGCGACGACGTCGTGGCCAAGGTCGGGCCGAAGATCTTCGTCTTCCTCGGCGGATCCGGCGTGGGGGCGGTGTCCGGTGTCGGCGTCAGTTGCGGTGATCGCGACGCGGCCGACGAATGGTTGCAGCGCTACCCCGACGATGCCGCCGTGATGGCCTACATCGGGCGGCACGGTTGGAATTCGCTGCGGGTCGGCGGCGCGATTCCCGACGACGAGATCGCCGATGCGATCGATACCTCCTATGGACTGGTGGTCGCCAAGCTGCCCCGCAAGGTCCGGGACGCTTTGAGTTGA
- a CDS encoding GNAT family N-acetyltransferase, whose translation MPSEPISWSPVSEAELPELSGLLTAIEHFDEPSERHTIEELQEAYAEHGADPARNARLGRDSGGTLVAYGWLHPFPADTDPRRVFLAGGVHPGWRRRGIGHELLDWQIARAGEWYNENRRPEHGPLELRIAVEDKLADRAALIADRGFSAVRWFADMTCRFDELPSGLPAVPELPGIRIEPYSAEVSEEVREAHNEAFSDHWGSQPIPQIRWQEDLSAASTRPEWSWIAVDTDSGRIAGYAMSSAYQQDWEFQGFREGWTDRLGVRRDWRNRGIAKALLIASMHSFADAGLDAAGLGVDTDNPSGAFGLYARLGYERGETQVMYARTEHGS comes from the coding sequence ATGCCGTCCGAGCCGATCTCCTGGTCGCCGGTCAGCGAAGCGGAGTTGCCCGAGCTGAGTGGGCTGCTGACCGCGATCGAGCACTTCGACGAACCGTCCGAGCGGCACACCATCGAGGAGTTGCAGGAGGCCTACGCCGAGCACGGCGCCGATCCGGCCCGCAACGCCCGGCTCGGCCGCGACTCCGGGGGCACCCTGGTCGCCTACGGCTGGCTGCACCCGTTCCCTGCCGACACCGATCCGCGTCGGGTCTTCCTGGCCGGCGGTGTGCATCCCGGTTGGCGGCGCCGCGGCATCGGCCACGAGCTGTTGGACTGGCAGATCGCCCGCGCCGGCGAGTGGTACAACGAGAACCGCCGTCCCGAGCACGGGCCGCTGGAACTGCGGATCGCGGTCGAGGACAAGCTGGCCGACCGAGCAGCCCTGATCGCTGACCGCGGCTTCAGCGCGGTCCGCTGGTTCGCCGACATGACCTGCCGATTCGACGAGTTGCCCTCCGGGCTGCCCGCCGTGCCCGAGCTGCCCGGGATCCGGATCGAGCCGTACTCCGCCGAGGTCAGTGAAGAGGTCCGAGAGGCACACAACGAGGCGTTCTCCGACCACTGGGGGAGCCAGCCGATCCCGCAGATCCGGTGGCAGGAGGATCTCAGCGCCGCCTCCACCCGGCCGGAATGGTCCTGGATCGCCGTCGACACCGATTCGGGCCGGATCGCCGGCTACGCGATGAGCTCGGCCTACCAGCAGGACTGGGAGTTCCAGGGCTTCCGGGAAGGCTGGACCGATCGGCTCGGTGTGCGCCGTGACTGGCGCAACCGCGGCATCGCCAAGGCGCTGCTGATCGCCTCCATGCACTCCTTCGCCGACGCCGGCCTGGACGCCGCCGGCCTCGGCGTCGACACCGACAATCCCAGCGGTGCGTTCGGTCTCTACGCCCGGCTCGGCTACGAGCGCGGCGAAACCCAGGTGATGTACGCCCGCACCGAGCACGGGTCCTGA
- a CDS encoding aldo/keto reductase: MIMGESMEYRRLGSSGLSVPVLSLGTGTFGGRGKLFEAWGNTDVAGARALIDISIDHGVNLFDTADVYSFGAAEEILGAAIKGRRDDVLLSTKAGLPTGDGPSEAGTSRSRLITAVDGALRRLQTDRIDLFQLHAYDAATPIVEVLSTLDELVRAGKIRYVGVSNFSGWQLMKSVGLADTYGFPRYVSHQVYYSLAGRGYEWELMPLGLAEGIGAMVWSPLGWGRLTGRIRRGSGLPAGSRLHTTADAGPPVDDERLYRIIEVLDEISAETGRAIPQIAINWLLGRPTVSSVIVGARDADQLRQNLGAVGWRLTDEQVARLDAVSATDAPYPYFAYQRQQGFARLNPAPV; the protein is encoded by the coding sequence ATGATCATGGGGGAGTCGATGGAATATCGCAGACTGGGCAGCTCCGGACTGAGCGTGCCGGTGCTGAGCCTCGGCACCGGCACCTTCGGTGGCCGCGGAAAGCTCTTCGAGGCTTGGGGAAACACCGATGTCGCCGGTGCGCGGGCGCTGATCGACATCTCAATCGACCACGGAGTGAATCTCTTCGACACCGCTGATGTCTACTCCTTCGGTGCCGCCGAGGAGATCCTCGGTGCCGCCATCAAAGGGCGTCGCGACGACGTCCTGTTGTCGACCAAGGCCGGGCTACCGACCGGCGACGGGCCGTCCGAGGCCGGCACCTCGCGGTCCCGGCTGATCACCGCGGTCGACGGCGCGCTGAGGCGGTTGCAGACCGACCGGATCGACCTGTTCCAGTTGCACGCCTACGACGCCGCGACGCCGATCGTCGAGGTGCTGTCGACCTTGGACGAGCTGGTCCGTGCCGGCAAGATCCGTTACGTCGGGGTCTCCAACTTCTCCGGCTGGCAGCTGATGAAATCGGTCGGCCTGGCCGACACGTACGGCTTCCCGCGCTATGTCTCCCACCAGGTCTACTACTCGCTGGCCGGGCGCGGCTACGAGTGGGAGCTGATGCCGCTCGGGCTGGCCGAGGGGATCGGTGCGATGGTGTGGAGCCCGCTCGGATGGGGGCGGCTGACCGGTCGAATCCGACGCGGCAGCGGGCTGCCGGCCGGCAGCCGGCTGCACACCACCGCCGACGCCGGACCGCCGGTCGACGACGAACGGCTCTACCGGATCATCGAGGTGCTGGACGAGATCTCCGCGGAGACCGGTCGAGCGATCCCGCAGATCGCCATCAATTGGCTGCTGGGTCGGCCGACGGTGAGTTCGGTCATCGTAGGTGCCCGGGACGCCGACCAGTTGCGGCAGAATCTCGGTGCGGTCGGCTGGCGGTTGACCGACGAGCAGGTGGCCCGGCTGGATGCGGTCAGCGCGACCGATGCGCCGTACCCGTACTTCGCCTATCAGCGGCAGCAGGGGTTCGCCCGGCTGAACCCGGCACCAGTCTGA